Below is a genomic region from Actinoallomurus bryophytorum.
ACGCGATCCAGCAGATGGACGGCTCCAAGAAAATCGTCACGACGATCAGCCCCGAGGACGTGCGCAAGGCCGGCGCGAAGTCGAAGTCCGGCCTGCTGGCCCAGGCGCTGAAGAACGGCGAGTTGATCATCGCGGTGACGGTGCAGACCTTCCCGTACGCACTCGATGAGATCCGGGCCGACTCCGGCCTGAAAGGCAAGCGGTTCGCCGTCATCGCCGATGAGGCACACTCCTCGCAGTCCGGGCAGATCTCCTCGAAGCTGAAGCAGGTCCTGACCGCCGACGAGATAAAAGAGATCGAGGAAGGTGGCCCGGTCGACGTCGAGACGGTCCTGGCCTCGGAGATGACCGAGCGGGCCGAGTCGGAGAACATCTCCTACTTCGCTTTCACCGCGACCCCGAAGAACAAGACCCTGGAGCTGTTCGGCCGCAAGGGACCGGACGGCAAGCCGCGTGAGTACCACCTGTACTCGATGAAGCAGGCGATCGAGGAGGACTACATCCTCGACGTGCTCAAGGGCTACCAGTCCTACGACACCGCGTTGAAGATCGCCGGCAAGGCCGAGAGCGGCGACGGTGGCGAGGTCGAGGAGTCGGCGGCGCGTAAGGGGCTGATGCGGTGGGTGCAACTGCACCCGACCAACATCAGCCAGAAGGTGCAGATCATCGTCGAGCACTTCCACGCCAACGTCGCCCACCTCCTGGAGGGCAAGGCGAAGGCGATGGTCGTCACCGACTCGCGCAAGGCCGCGGTGAAGTACAAGAAGGCGATCGACGCCTACATCGCCAAGCGGGCCGCCAAGGACGCGTCGTACGACTACCGGACCCTGGTCGCGTTTTCCGGGTCGGTGTCGATGGCCGAGAACGAGAAGTGGAGCCAAGACTGGGGGCCGACGCCGTCCAAGGACGACGAGTTCACCGAGACCACCATGAACCCCGGAGCGGGCGCCGACCTGGCCGCGGCGTTCAAGGGCGAGACGTACAAGATCATGCTGGTCGCCAATAAGTTCCAGACCGGCTTCGACCAACCGCTGCTCTCGGCGATGTACGTCGACAGGAAGCTCTCCGGGGTCACCGCCGTGCAGACGCTCTCCCGGCTCAACCGCACCCACCGCACGGCCGGCGGGGAGAAGAAGGCGAAGACGTTCATCATCGACTTCGTTAACAAGCCCGACGACATCAGGACCGCTTTCGAGCCGTACTTCACCAACGCCACCCTGGAGACCGAGACCGACCCGTACGTCGTCGTACATCTCGCGAACAAGCTCGCCCAGGCGGGGATCTACACCGAGGAGCAGGTCCGCCAGGTCGCCGGGCTGTGGGTCGCCCGCAAGGGCAACAACGCGCTCTCGGCGGCGATTAGCCCCGCCCAGCACGACTTCCGGCGTCGCTACGCGGCAGCGATCGAGGCCGAGGACAAGGTCACGCTAAATAACCTCGACCTCTTCCGAAAGGATGTCTCCACCTACGTCAGGCTCTACGACTTCATGAGCCAGATCGTCGACTACGGCGACGCGTACATGGAGATGCTCTCGATCTTCCTCCGACTCTTGGAGAAGGTCATTGCCGAGTCCTCCTGGAGCGCCGACGTCGACCTTTCCGACGTGGTCTTGGTCGGGGTGAAGCACACCAAGAAGATCGCCGTCGATATCTCTCTGATCGGAGACGGCGAGTTGAAGGGGATCAGCGGAGCAGGTACCGGCACCAAGAAGGAGCCGAAGTATGTCGCGCTCCAGGTCGTCATCGACAAGATGAACGACCTCTTCGGCGCCGAGTCGTTCGCCGAGTCCCAGATCCGGGAGTTCGTGCAGGGTCTCGTGCAGCGGCTGCTCGCCAACCCTAACCTGGTCCAGCAGACCCAGGTGAACTCGAAGAAGCAGTTCATGGAGTCGCAGGACTTCCAGGCCGCCGTCACCGAGGCCATCGCCGACAACCAGGAGGCGCACAACACCATGGCCGACTACTTCTTCACCGACGGGCCTGCGATCAACGGGATCATCGTGGCGCTCGCCGACGCGTTCTACGAGACCGCGATCGACAAGAACGCCTGAGGCTCCCCCTCTGGCCTCTTCGTCCCGAACTACCGGCGGGACCGTGGCCAGCGCTAGCCCGCCCTGCTCCGACGTGAGGCGGCGTTCCTAGTGCGATGAACTCGGTCGCCAGTACCCCGAGATTGTCCGTCCGGCCGATGTAGTCGACCCGGCTTCGCGCCGGCATCGATGCTCGCCGCCGTCAGGTCAACTCGTGCCGTGGGCGGCATCTGCGAGGACATCATGATGCGCGGCAAGAAGACGTCGATCATCTTCACGACGTGCTCCCTGGCGGCCGGACG
It encodes:
- a CDS encoding type I restriction endonuclease subunit R; this translates as MADHNEVVFEAEICEHLAAHGWLYSANDTGYDRERALFPEDLFAWLEATQKLAYEKALKAAGSRVKFLDVLSTALDKPLEHGGGILSILRSGVRYVGGGRLKMAQFRPETTLNATTNAEYAAMRVRVMRQVHFSTADQRSIDLVFFVNGLPVATVELKTDFTQSLDEAVQQYRKDRSPLTKGRPEPLLSFGHRALVHFAVSNDLAAMTTRLEGEKTHFLPFNTGYDDGAGNPPGADGKAATAYLWERVWEKHAWLNIIGRLMIVETKEEWDVATGTSVRRTSMLFPRFHQWEAVTNIVAAVAEEGVGQRYLIEHSAGSGKTNTIAWTAHRLARLHVNDEKVFDSVIVVVDRTVLDGQLQDAIQQMDGSKKIVTTISPEDVRKAGAKSKSGLLAQALKNGELIIAVTVQTFPYALDEIRADSGLKGKRFAVIADEAHSSQSGQISSKLKQVLTADEIKEIEEGGPVDVETVLASEMTERAESENISYFAFTATPKNKTLELFGRKGPDGKPREYHLYSMKQAIEEDYILDVLKGYQSYDTALKIAGKAESGDGGEVEESAARKGLMRWVQLHPTNISQKVQIIVEHFHANVAHLLEGKAKAMVVTDSRKAAVKYKKAIDAYIAKRAAKDASYDYRTLVAFSGSVSMAENEKWSQDWGPTPSKDDEFTETTMNPGAGADLAAAFKGETYKIMLVANKFQTGFDQPLLSAMYVDRKLSGVTAVQTLSRLNRTHRTAGGEKKAKTFIIDFVNKPDDIRTAFEPYFTNATLETETDPYVVVHLANKLAQAGIYTEEQVRQVAGLWVARKGNNALSAAISPAQHDFRRRYAAAIEAEDKVTLNNLDLFRKDVSTYVRLYDFMSQIVDYGDAYMEMLSIFLRLLEKVIAESSWSADVDLSDVVLVGVKHTKKIAVDISLIGDGELKGISGAGTGTKKEPKYVALQVVIDKMNDLFGAESFAESQIREFVQGLVQRLLANPNLVQQTQVNSKKQFMESQDFQAAVTEAIADNQEAHNTMADYFFTDGPAINGIIVALADAFYETAIDKNA